GCTAATTACAACCATGTTCTGGTTGGGCTTGGGACTATGTATCCAACTGGAACGTAGTAAAAAGTATTGTGGAGTGATTCATCTCTGGGCTGAAGCCCAGAGGATTCTCACTCCATTTTGACTAAAAGGAATATATGAATCAAATATCAAGGATGGTTTGATATTCAAAGGTGGAACTGCAATCAAAAAAGTCTATTTTCCAGAGACCCGGAGATTTTCTCATGATTTAGATTTTACTGCTTTATGTTTGGACAGCAAGAATATAGAGAATCAATTAAAAGAGGTTTTTGATGATATCGAGGGAAAATCCTTAATAAAACTTAAATTTAAATCGTTTCATGCAACGTCTGGTAGCATAATTGCAAATGTACAGTTCCTGGATCCATTAAATGCTAAGAATAGAATAAGACTGGATATAACTCTTGATGAGAAGGTTATCACAGAACCTGTCTTGAAGGTAACGGACTCGCAATACCCAGATATTGGAAGATATGAGATTAGAGTTTACTCTCTTGAAGAAATTTTAGTTGAGAAAACAAGGAGCATATTACAGAGAGGCAAAAGTAGAGATTATTATGATGTATGGATGCTATTAAAAGTAAAAAAATTTGATTTGAAAGAGATCAGAAAATTATTGATAGAAAAATGCCGATTTAAAGGAATTGAATTCGACTCAGAACTAATTTTTAATGAAACCAAATTGAATAATGCAAAAAGATTCTGGGAAGTCGGATTGAAGGACCTGGTAAAAGAATTGCCAGATTTCGATTTGGTCATAGATGAACTAAAACATGAATTAAGAAAATTATAAGTTAGAAATGTGTAAAAAGAAAGATGCTGTGTAAATAATTCAAAGATTTATGGGATTGGAGTAGGGCAAGTGAATTATTCTATACGGCATATTTTTGCAATTTTTTAAAAGATTCACAAAGTTTCTGCACATATCATAATGATTTTCCTTCCAGCACCACCATCGCCAGAGTCAAATGAGATTTTCCCTTTGGCACAATAGGATTATTAGCAAATTCCAACAACTTTCATTGCTTTGATTCAACTAATGGATTCTCCCTTATCTGAATGAGCTCTCAAATGCTTCTTTGACGTCTTTTATATCAAGCAAAAGAAAATCTTTTTCCCATGCAAAGTCCCTGCACTTCTCTGTAAAACCATTTTTTGAAAAAAGCATGTACCGTTTTTCACCTTTCCAATTTACGAGTTTACTTTTCTCTACCAGACTTTCTGCTACATTAACATCAACTTTTTTGTTTCCCCACTTCACCTCACCAAGCAACATTTCTTCATCAGAAAAGGCACACACATCTACTTCATTTCCTGATCTATCCCACCACGAACCTATTTTTTTAAACGATACATCGAGATTTTTTAGTTTCCTGTTATTATAATGGATCATAAGTTCTTGGATTACGTTTTCGTATGTTCTTCCAACGAAGGCATTCATCTGTTCTTTAAATTGGTCAAGGATTGCATCAAAGTTTCCAATTTCCATAAACGATTTGTTTTTGTAGATG
The sequence above is a segment of the Candidatus Thermoplasmatota archaeon genome. Coding sequences within it:
- a CDS encoding nucleotidyl transferase AbiEii/AbiGii toxin family protein, which produces MKDGLIFKGGTAIKKVYFPETRRFSHDLDFTALCLDSKNIENQLKEVFDDIEGKSLIKLKFKSFHATSGSIIANVQFLDPLNAKNRIRLDITLDEKVITEPVLKVTDSQYPDIGRYEIRVYSLEEILVEKTRSILQRGKSRDYYDVWMLLKVKKFDLKEIRKLLIEKCRFKGIEFDSELIFNETKLNNAKRFWEVGLKDLVKELPDFDLVIDELKHELRKL